The genomic region gtcgcatgcggtcatgaagtcccgcatggcactggggttaccaagtccggagaaatcccaacagaagtcgggctcgtcatcttcctcggaacccgagggcccataggttgagacggccgtcagccgttcccagggtgaccgcatacgataccccagagggtttggactcgcctctatgagagcgtccaccaaagcgaagtcgcttggtgggtcgaggctgaatccaaaaggcacgagatgggaatcgatcggtacctcttggtcgacgggcgatgacgaagtcacgtcagggacagactgcaccgtcgtctcaggtacgagggtgacgcccagcaagtcctttgcgagcgtgctggcgtcatccgtttgcttggagttggcgtgtcgcggggagacggcgctcgtcttcgtctcagacgcgaggttgatgcccgacgtgccccccgttggggcgccggcgccgtcgactcgctcgacagccgacgaggtgccgcctcctgcttggccttggttgccccgcctcctcctccgtcggcgggggaggggacgggacaagcccgaatgttgttcttccaccacgtggggaagacgtcgtcgattccgccgccggcgggcgggttgtcggccgccattgtcgctgtcgcgcgacgggggaaggagtatcatattgtagctgccgtcgagggacatgaactcaagactccggaaacggagcaccgtcccgggctggaaaggttgctggagactgcccatctggagcttgacgggaagctgttcgtcaacacgcagcaggcccctacctggcgcgccaactgtcggcgtttcgaacccgggggtccctggaccgacgagtaaattgtcgccgcgtgccccagctcagatgggtcggcgcgagacggagcgcgaagggtggaaaaaccggagggagacaggcgtaaaaggggaaacccgcggccttcgtgtttgtcccgcgcccaggtcgggtgcgcttgcagtagggggttacaagcgtccacgcgggagggagcgagaggcttacgcgagcgccgtcccgtccttccccgcgcggccaaccccctgtaagagggccctggaccttccttttataggcgtaaggagaggatccaggtgtacaatgggaggtgtagtagtgtgctaacgtgtctagcagagaagagctagtgccctaagtacatgccatcgtggcaactggagaggttttggcacccggttcgtgtggtgtcgtggccgtcgaaggagcgctggagcctggcggaaggacagctgtcggggctgtcgagtccttgctgacatctccttgcttccgtaagggggctgagagccgccgtcgtcatagagcatgcggggcgccatcattacttgtttaccagggcgagccagatgggacgccggtcttgttccctgtagcatgagttagcttggggtagggtaatgatggcgcctcctgtgacgtggtcggtccgagccctgggttgggcgaggtggaggctccttcgaggtcgaggtcgagtctgtcttccgaggccgaggtcgagttcgagcccctgggtcgggcgaggcggagaccgtcggctgaggccagggctgagtccgagccctagggtcgggcgatgcggagttcgtcgtcttccggggctgagcccgagtccgagccctggggtcgggcgaagcggagttcgtcgtcttccggggctgagcccgagtccaagccctggggtcgggcgaagcagagttcgtcgtcttccggggccgagcccgagtccgagcccttcgggcgatgcggagtttcctatggcgcctgaggccggacttggctgctgtcagcctcactctgtcgagtggcacaacagtcagagcggcgcaggcggcgctgtcctcttgtcagaccggtcagtggagcggcgaagtgactgcggtcacttcggctctgtcgactgaagggcacgcgtcaggataaggtgtcaggccacctttgcattaaatgctcctgcgatacggtcggtcggcgtggcgacttggccaaggttgcttcttggcgaagactgggcctcgggcgagccgaaggtgtgtccgttgcttgagggggtcctcgggcgagacgtgaaccctccggggtcggctgcccttgcccgaggctgggctcgggcgaggcgagatcgtgtcccttgagtggaccgagccttgactcaattgtacccatcaggcctttgcagctttgtgctgatgggggttaccagctgagattaggagtcttgagggtacccctaattatggtccccgacatcatTGGAATGAACACCTTCATAGAACATACATTAACATTAATTTGTAAGTATTATGCACCAATATATTACATATTACATATATTAAAAATGAGCTGAGTTTTAGGTCAACCATGTCAGACTGTAAATAGTTGTCCACCCTTTTTTCAATTGTGTCTTCCTTACAATTTAAGAGCACCTTAGGGTCGCCATCATGCTTAAGTGGACTGGAAATAAATATGTTCTCTAAGAAGACCTTTCCACCTTCTCTTTGAAGTAAATGCTCTTCATCCCTCATATAGTGTATATATGCACTGAGGACCTGTACACCAAAAGAATACAATTAGCAGATCAAATATACATGCTAGCTTTAAATATGTATACCATACTGTATAATAGGAtaattataaatatatatactttATTACTGTATATAATATGTACATACAGATGTACTTACTTCACCAGACAATTGAATGTCACCATGAAAAAGACATTCCATATCATTTTTGTTTAACCATGCGTTGTCGATGTTCACCACAACTTGTTTCCCCAGTAATGTTTTAATGTATTCAATAAGCTGAACATCTTCTGGGGTGCACTTATAATCTATACAATGAAAAATATTATACTTAATAAGCAAATGATATATGCGAAAACCAATAAGATACAATAAGGCAAGAACAAAAAATTACCTTCAGAGACAACTCGAGCTACATTCAATTTCTTTGGTTTTTTATGTTGTGATATTCTAATAAGTGTGTCCAAAGCATCTTGTTTGTTCTGCTCTACCATATTCACATCAAAACTTATTTGACTTGTTTCATTTGGAACATCCAAAGATGTCAGGTGTATCACATCTGTATGAGGAGTGAATGAAACATAAGTCTCTTGACAAAAGCATTTTTAGGAGTACTCATAAGACAATATTTACATTTAGGAGTGTAGATAAGAGAGCCTACCCGGTTGTGGTCCAAGATCGGCTTCAGTTGACACTTTAATAGGATTGAAAATACAGTCAATGCCTACTCCCACAACATCGTGTGATTGTTTTGCAGCATTACCAACACTGACCTTACTATCCTCGCTCTCTATATCTATGGCGCACAAGAGAAAAATTAAGTGTCAAACAAATATTTATTATTACAGACTTAGTTTTTTTGTAATTGATAATAGCACTTACCCAGTTCATGTTCATCAGTGTCATTAGTTGACAATTGTGCTGAACAACCACCGCTAGCCACAACCTCATACGATGGTTCAGCAGTATTGCCAACATCGACATTTCCTTCCTCCACCTCTATATCCATTGTGATTTGGTCTGTACCCATCAGATTGAAAGTGTCAAACATAATTTTATTGACAAAAGTATTTTAGGTATATAAAGTACAAGACTAATGGTCAGACATCGTATTTCATGGATTGTTGTTCATAGATCAGAAAATCAGCAGGGGCCTCTGCGCGAAAAACTCTAAGACTCAGAGTGCTACTGCGTGGACTGCGGGTTCTATTTCGCAATTTTAGGtaacaaaagtgatcaagggcacaacttgcctgacacttgagattccagttaccagggtgattcttcggatcctcgtgaccgcactgctagtcgtagcaatacaagcaaacatggtatagacaaaattaacatcacaccaaacataagtacaaactgaataataataatatacgcgttgctacgagatcgcgggatcgagaactactaagatgggagtcatggttaaggagttatgatctgTAAAAGCTCTACGTGacttaaatattaaactatattataaattggttagtatagatCATATAagagattattctataaataattatctcaactttaatctaagtcattatttgattTAAATTAtataaccataaagttagaatactattaaataaattaatccaatagacatagattaacccaattaacataggataaataaatatctaattataaaagtatgaaacatggtataatcaatgttgttattacgtattaaatattcatacgagactaacgcaacaggaacgattcaatttggaattaaaatggggaagttacgaatttccaaagtttctatgtattttgtaacacccctggtgtttatattccgctcgacaacaagtacggatttaagcacgtgatatcagtggataaaacagacactaagttttaatcatcttcgtctaGCTCGATTtttatatcgcatctgtttcgtctgtcgcgagtgcgacgtcgtttttattttcatctgtttgggctcttccaaaattttcgtgatgttcgagaCATCGTCGttctgaaaatcggtgcgtccgatgaTTAATTAAAATTCATCGCCGCGCGAATCCGAATTCAGAAGCTCGACCTCCTTTTACGCCTTTTTATTTCGGAcagattaatttgaactcgacagCTAAaatactctgtgcaaaataatCCGAATCGTGCGTCGTTTGAGTGAAATCGTGCGCGAGGTTAGAATCCAATTTCTCCGTCCGCACGCTGTTTTGACGACGAAATCGCGTATACAATAGCGGATTTATTTTCGGCTAATTTTAGTTGAATTCCACAGAGCAAATTACCGAAGGCGAAATCAGTCTTGTTCGGGCCATCGTTTCTTGCCCGGATTCGAATCTTCGGATATAAGTAATTAGCGATTAGATTGGTTCGCTAAATCCGAAGCATATCATATGTATTCGTGTAACGTGTCGGCCTGTGCACAGCGCTAAAAATCGGAATTTAGAAATATCTACGCTTTCCTTTTAAAAATAGAAATATCTGGAAATATTTAAAAATAAATCTTTTCGTTTCTATCCAGTAGCCGCCCTCCCTCTGATTTTTTTGGCTGCCGCTCTTCTGATATTTTGCATCGTCGTGCTCAGGTTGTCTTCTCCAGTGCGTTGTCTCCCTCGTGCTCCTCTCTCCCTTATCTCCCTCGGGTCCGGCCGGCTCATCCCAGTCCCAGCCAGCCAAGGTTCTCTCCATGGTGGCTCCTCTAAGCCGCGCGCTCCTCCATGCCTGCGCGCCCTTCGGGTCTCTGCGTCGCGCGCTCCGCTGCTGCGCGCCGTGGTCTTCTTCCTCCTCGTGCTTCTTCAGCTCGGCGCCTCCTCTGCTCCCTCCAGCTTGCAGAAGCTCCCAGCCATGGCGCCTGCTGGTCGGATGTGGATTCCTCTGCCGCGTCGCTCCCTCACGTCTCCTCTCTTCTTCACCGAGGCCGACCACCGAGCGGACGTCGCGACTGGACACCACGGCACGCGCGCGCCCCTGCTCGCCCTTTTGCCTCCTCCCATGGCGGCTCCCCTGCCGAGCCCCAAACCCAGCCAACCGAGCTCGTCTCCTCCTCTCCATCTCCCTCGGTCGCGGTTCCCAGATCTCCTGTTCGCCTGGCTGGCCGCGCGCTCGTCTTCCTTCTCTGCGCGGCGGCCTTTCCCGCCGGTGGCCGTGCCCAGCGCCCGCTCGGTTCTTCCTGGCACGCGCTCCTATGCTCCGATCGCGCGTCTCGCCCATGGCCACCGTCCGTCGTCAAGCCCCTGCGTGCGCGGTCCTCTGCCGGAGCTCCCTGCTCGCCTTCTGCGCTCTGCTGGCGGCCAGTCCCTGCTCCTCGCGGCCCGCGCGTTTCTCTGTTCAGCCATGGCCGCGCGCCGGCGCTCTTCCTTTGCCGCGTCCCGCTTCCTGCCCGCCGGCCACAGCTCGAAGTCCCTCCCATTGTGAGTTCGCCGTTCCTCCCACGCCGCGGTCACCCTGGTATTCCAGCTCGTCGTCGCGTTGTTTGAGGTCAACCTCACTAAATCGCCTCTTGCTCGACGCCGGTGATGGCCGTTGTGGAGCACCGCTGCGAACTCCCAGCGTTCTTGCTCTGCTCCAAGAAATATCAAGCGCTGAACAGTCATCGTTTTGTTGCGACGTGCGTGTGCGCTACTCGCCCCACGTCGTCGTCTTTGTGTGTCTTTGTGTCTGGCCAGTCCCGTCGAGGCATCTGCAAATCTTGCCTCTTGTCGTCATGTTTTCTTGATCTGCCAAATCATCGCGCCCGTGCTGAGTTCTCTGGCCATCACGTTTTTCTTACAGACGCTCAGCCTCGCCGCGCGTCCTGTTTTCTGCTCGCCAGCGCGCTCTCTCGGCTCGCTCGACTTTAATTCCCAAtcgcgtcgtcgattccgccagttAGCGTCGTTCGTCGTCGCGTCGCGTGTGTAGCTCTATATACGTCACCCTCCCGTGTCGTCGTCGTTCCGCGTGTCAGCAAGAAATCGCAAGAATCGGGTGAAGACAAAGCCAGCAGCGTGGTATTCACCAAGTGCGCAATAAAAGCTCGGACATCCTGCGCGACTCAAGTTCGGTTCGTCAAAATTATTCAGTCGAGGAAAAGATCTGCAGCAATTGATTACCGAAGAAAAGAAGGCCCCTCAATTACATCAACCGGAACCCGTAGTCGTGCTTGTGACTATCGCGTCGAATTAGTCAGGGTAAGTTGATTCGTATTCCCGTTAACTAGGTCTAGATGATCGATTTAGATAAATCGGTAATCAAGTAATTAAGATACATAGTTTAAAGAGTTAATAAAAAGCTAGGAATAAAAATATATTTTCTAGTGTAATATGTCAATTTGGTTAATGGATGTAGTCGATGCCCTATTGTGATATCCATGATGCTTAATGTTTGGTTTTAAGTGTTTCATCCTTTTTAGGTAGATTATTTATATTATACTCGTTATACTcgtgctcatacatgtgcatcatgcatctcatgaggtacgataaaTAATCGCGTGAAGCGGAAGATGAGTCAAGTCGACCCCAAGTGTGGACTAATTCGCAAGGTGATtaacctgaagatggataatcGGAACAATGCGAAgacaaggatgatcgtcaagtggacatcgtctaacaacactaacctagtgttattcaggcaagccccggtgcatgcaaccctttccttgtgtttttaaattatttttatacactttaagtctagtgaatgtgcattaggtttagagatgtccaataagcacgaggcccgcgagcccggcacgaagcccgctttttgggcccggtccgagcccggcacggcccggttatatgcgggcccgggccggcccggcacgaataagcgggccgggctcggacaggaaattaggtacggtgggctagcccggcacggcccgtttagctctaagcccgttaagcccgctttttttacactaaaacgtacttttcggcccgcatagcccgcttttcggcccgcttttttcgtgctaaacgggccggcccgacccgtttaggcccgttgcgggccgggctcggacaagaaattgagcccgcgtgcttagtcggcccggcccggttttttaatcgtgcttggcgggccgggcccaaaacgggccgggctccaccgggcccgggccggaccgggccgggcggcccgtttggacatctctaattaggtttataggagttgcttggaaacccttggatgcattgccttccttgaaatccatacctttatagatacttctggtgaagtatcaaaattatgatttacaaaaatgcttagccctgctcagatcttgtggatagaggttgtcttttgcattaaggcctagctcaggggttatcctgaggaaagatgacttctacctgcaagaatattttcattgagagcgtggtgggatcttactgcaaagttccctttgatgctcttttcatcctaaggaatacaaacaatcctaaggatggaagtacttaaatcgggacttgggctaggaacaggtgatgttctacccaggttgattaaggattggatgcgtatgtaggcctgctgaccgaggaccctttaactggtcacatgcctcgtcatgggtaagctttgcctcgggcagactaaggccagaataagataacacggaatgggcgtggagcggtggcgagagtagcgtgtacccttcgtggcaagaggctgg from Zea mays cultivar B73 chromosome 6, Zm-B73-REFERENCE-NAM-5.0, whole genome shotgun sequence harbors:
- the LOC103630502 gene encoding uncharacterized protein; the protein is MLSCNGASPPRLAPFAVVKVPRRSAAHRGPTLCATAADQITMDIEVEEGNVDVGNTAEPSYEVVASGGCSAQLSTNDTDEHELDIESEDSKVSVGNAAKQSHDVVGVGIDCIFNPIKVSTEADLGPQPDVIHLTSLDVPNETSQISFDVNMVEQNKQDALDTLIRISQHKKPKKLNVARVVSEDYKCTPEDVQLIEYIKTLLGKQVVVNIDNAWLNKNDMECLFHGDIQLSGEVLSAYIHYMRDEEHLLQREGGKVFLENIFISSPLKHDGDPKVLLNCKEDTIEKRVDNYLQSDMVDLKLSSFLIYVICNILVHNTYKLMLMYVL
- the LOC109940224 gene encoding uncharacterized protein, whose amino-acid sequence is MVAPLSRALLHACAPFGSLRRALRCCAPWSSSSSCFFSSAPPLLPPACRSSQPWRLLVGCGFLCRVAPSRLLSSSPRPTTERTSRLDTTARARPCSPFCLLPWRLPCRAPNPANRARLLLSISLGRGSQISCSPGWPRARLPSLRGGLSRRWPCPAPARFFLARAPMLRSRVSPMATVRRQAPACAVLCRSSLLAFCALLAASPCSSRPARFSVQPWPRAGALPLPRPASCPPATARSPSHCEFAVPPTPRSPWYSSSSSRCLRSTSLNRLLLDAGDGRCGAPLRTPSVLALLQEISSAEQSSFCCDVRVRYSPHVVVFVCLCVWPVPSRHLQILPLVVMFS